From one Formosa sediminum genomic stretch:
- a CDS encoding T9SS type A sorting domain-containing protein — MEKNYKNLLLVIIALVTSGLSYAQTFATFTSANSGVLGTVPFTISMDAVHSPEIATTNLQGDSYSSYEGSWGQPVIKIKPGADFECTITFNEAIPNLKFYIADWLFATFEFNENFTILSNYDLTATDSKTLTVGVADGIIQFDNPVTTLTFKRTSGSSSRSHYFTFAGGSTLGINDVYAENVSLKLFPNPSSDFIQISGLKATEKYEIFNVLGSVVKSGVISDNQKIRISNLMKGIYILKLEKGNTIKFVKK; from the coding sequence ATGGAAAAAAACTACAAAAACCTATTATTAGTAATTATTGCTTTGGTAACATCTGGATTATCGTATGCACAGACTTTCGCAACGTTTACTTCTGCTAATTCAGGTGTGCTAGGAACTGTACCTTTTACTATTTCAATGGATGCGGTTCATTCTCCTGAAATAGCAACAACTAACTTGCAAGGAGATTCTTATTCTTCTTATGAAGGTAGTTGGGGGCAACCAGTTATAAAAATTAAGCCTGGAGCAGATTTTGAATGTACAATTACATTTAATGAAGCGATTCCTAATTTGAAGTTTTACATAGCAGATTGGCTATTTGCAACTTTCGAGTTTAATGAGAATTTTACTATTTTATCAAATTATGACTTGACAGCAACAGACTCGAAGACCTTAACTGTAGGTGTAGCTGATGGAATTATTCAGTTTGATAACCCAGTTACTACCTTAACTTTTAAAAGAACTAGTGGATCTAGTTCTAGAAGTCATTATTTTACTTTTGCTGGTGGATCTACATTAGGTATTAATGATGTATATGCAGAAAATGTTAGCCTTAAACTATTCCCAAATCCATCTTCAGATTTTATTCAAATTTCAGGATTAAAAGCTACAGAAAAGTATGAAATATTCAATGTTTTAGGATCTGTTGTTAAATCTGGAGTTATCTCTGATAATCAAAAAATTCGAATAAGTAATTTAATGAAAGGTATTTACATTCTAAAACTTGAAAAAGGAAACACAATTAAATTCGTAAAAAAATAA